A segment of the Nomascus leucogenys isolate Asia chromosome 1a, Asia_NLE_v1, whole genome shotgun sequence genome:
tttttagtagagatggggtttcaccatgttagccaggatggtcttgatctcctgaccttgtgatccgcccccctcattAATGATATTTCATAGTCACAATTAGACATCCAtctaggaaaatatatttgtactAAATGTGATTACTAATGTGAGCAAGGGCAGCAGGGTTGATCAGATCATTTTACCTTTTGTTGGAGACTCTTCATGATATTTCAAATTTGAGATGTAATTTTGGTGGACTTAAACACTTCAGAAAAATAACCCTTTCATTAGCAATCTTTTGCACCATCCACAACTAACAATGTATCCAGGTTTGTTCGCATGTCATTTGATGGCATTTAATCACAGGCATAGGCAGTGAGAAGTCATTCTGGTGGCACTGACTAGTAGATCCTGTGTGCCCTTGTCAGGGCCTTGTGCATACACCCTGCTCTCCAGCTCAGCTCTGGGAAAAGCAGGGTGTGCTAGCTTTGTCTGACCATGGATAGAAGATTAGAAATAAGCGTAACAGTAGTTTGAAATAGCTCATGTCAGTGACTTGGCCTATCATACTGGCCTGTGTACAATTTCCTTGGTCATTCTACCATGCTTATCCCCTCACAGTCACAATGTAGTGACCACATTCAAGGCAGATGCTGCCTGTAGGCCCCTTTGTTGTATTAAAAGCAAAACCCTTCCCAGAGCCCCTAGTAAACTTACACTTATGTCTTATTGACAGGAACTATTTTCATGAGCACCCCAGCTGCAAGTGAGGCTTAAAAACATAATAGTAAGCCTTTCTGACCTTTAGAGTAAAAGTGCCAAGGGAGAAGGAAGTCAGTAGCGGGTGTTAAGTATCACAGAAATGGATTCAAGAAAGATCCCTAAGTCAAAATTATGTAGGGCAGAGGATGTGTTCAGTCATTATCCTGCATGGAAAAAGCAGTCAAGAAACCTGAGTCCCCTGGACCATCAGCCACATGTTATCTCCCTCCTTTGGGTGAGGAGGAGCTAGAATAGATCGAGTTTGACTTGGTAGAAAGTATAAACTGCTCTGTatttattaacaaagaaaaaaggagagaagatccaagtaatcacaaacagaaatgacaaagatgacattataACTGTTGTGACAGAAATGCAATAGATCCTCAGAGATTATcctgaacacctctatgcatacaaactagaaaatctagaggaaatgggtaaattcctggaagcaTACAATcccccaagattgaatcaggaagaaattgaaaccctaaaCAATCCAAtattgagttccaaaattgaattgGGAACCAAAtacttaccaatcaaaaaaagccctGGACAAGATGGATTTACAGTTGCATtttaccagaagtacaaagaagagctggtaccaattgtactaaaactattttcaaaaaatcaaggaaggactcctccctaactaattctatgaagccagcatcaccctggtaacaaaacctggcaaagacacaatgcaaaaagaaaactacaggccaatattatTGAGGAGCAAAGATGcaaaaaatcatcaacaaaatactagcaaattgaatccagcgtatatcaaaaagttaattcaccacaatcaaatAGGCTTcgttcctgggatgcaaggttgtttcaacatatgcaaatcaataaatgtgattcaccacatgaacacaattaaaaacaaaaaccatatgatcatctcaatagatgtagacaAAGCCTtggataaaatccaacatctcttcatgataaacaCCCTcaacaaactatgcatccaaagggacatacctcaaaataataaccttctatgacaaacccacagccaacatcatactgaatgggcaaaagctggaagcattccccttgagaactgaaaAAAGATAGTGATGCTTACTGTGACCACTCCCATTCAAGACAGTACtgaaagtcttagccagagcaatcagagaagagaaagaaatgaaagacatccaaatagtaaaagaagtcaaaatatctCTCTTTGTTAACTATATGACTCTAtaactagaaaaccctaaagatttgCTCAAAGGGTCCTGGaactaataaacaacttcagtaaggTTTCagattacaaaatcaatgtacaaaaattagtagcatgtctatacatcaataacattCAAGTCAAAAGGTAAATCAAGAACACagtcccatttataatagccacagaaaaataaaatacctaggaatacatctaaccaaggagatgaaagatctctgcaaggagaactataaaacactgctgaatgaaatcacagatgatacaaacaaatggaaaaacattttatgctcatggattagaagaatcaatatcgaaaacggccatactgcccaaagcaatctacagattcaatgctatttctatcaaacttcCAACGTCATTTTTCATGGAATTGGAAAAATTAcgataaaattcatatggaaccaaaaaagagcctgaatactcaaggcaatcttaagcaaaaagaacaaagctggagtcatcacattacccaactctAAAAACTGTACAATAAGGCCACCATAActaaaacagcttggtactggtacataaacagacacatagaccgatggaacagaatagagaatccagaaatggAGCCACAGACCTACAGCCATCTAATCTttacaaagttgacaaaaataaacaatgaaggaAGGActccccattcaataaatggtactcgGATAGGTGGTGagctacatgcagaagaatgaaactggactcctacttttcaccatacacaaaaatttactcaagatggattaaagatttaaatgtaagacctcaaactgtaagaATTCTTGAATAAAACCTagaaaacaccattctggacattggccttgggaaataatttatgaccaagtcctcaaaaacaattgcaacaaaagaaaaattgattaaatgggatctaattaaactaaagatctgcacagcaaaagaaagtatcaacagagtaaacagacaacttacaaaatgggaggaaatatttggaaactatgcagttgacaaaggtctaatatctagaatctataaggaacttaattcaacaagcaaaaaccaaataaccccattaaggAGTAAGGaaaagacatgaacaggcacttctcaaaagaagacatacacgtggccaacaaagatatgaaaaaatgctcaacatcactaatcataagagaagtgtaaatcaaaatcacaatgaaataccatcttgtaccagttagaatagctattattaaaaagccaaagaacaggagatgttggcaaggctgcagagaaatggaaatgcttagaaagggaatgcttatacattcttggtgggaatgtaaattggttcacccattgtgaaaagcagtttggagatttcttaaagaacttagaATTACCATTTCACtcaccaatcccattactgggtatatatccaaaagaaaataagtcattctactaaaaagatgcatgcactcatatgttcatcacaggactattcacagtagcaaagacatggaatcatccTAGGTGCCCATCCTAGGTTCCCATGGTGGATTacataaagaaaacgtggtacatatataccatggaatactaggcagtcataaaaaagaacacaatcatgccttttgtagcaacatggatgcagctataAGCCACTGTCCTAAGCCatttaacgcaggaacagaaaacatagtaccacatgttctcacttataagcgagaGCTAAAAATTGGGTACTTACGGCAACAATAGACATGGGGGAGTGAGGTATGGGTGCAAGGgatgaaaaactaactgttgggtactatgttcattaTCTGGATGACAGGATCatttgtatcccaaacctcagcatcatgcagtatactcatgtaacaaacctgcatatgtactaATTGAATCCAAgataaaatttgaaatgaaaaaaataaaaataataagtcatCCCACTTTGTGTACCTAgagaaaaatatcacattgtatcccataaatatatacaattattatttatcaatcaatgataatatttttaaaacgttGTAGTGGTGGGGGCTGTGTATCATGGAATAATGAAGATGTAATCAGGACACAGTTCAGGATTACATATATAGTTCCATCCTTGGGAGGAGAGCAACGAAAACATACTTGGGTTATATAGAAGTTAACTCCATCTTGGCTTTGTTTGGACAAGATGACTCTTGCAGAAGTACCTGAAATCTGAGGACTTTTTCTAGGCTTGTGGGGATCCAACCAGGTCGATAAGGCCCTTTCGTTGTTTGCTTCTGGACAGCTTATTGGCTTGTCCTACACTGCAATTCCTAATTTATTTCATTGCATCCCttaaaaacacagataaataaaGACTTTGAAGAAGATATTGTGCCTAATACATGCCCACTGGAGCTGATGAAACATAAAACTTtaaattcaatataatttttataggttttttcTACCCATATAAACAAATAAGATGAATTATTGTGTGCTCAATGTTTGTGATTACCTggaattagtttttttttctaaaattggtGTAGAAACTGAGTGGTTAACAGTTTCAacatcccttcctcctcttcagccAAATAGCAGCATCATGCTGTGGTCACTACTGCCTGATCCTGAAATGTTTAAGTAaggatggaaataaaaataactgtgtagctttgatttttaataaaaatttccagTACCTACCTTTGTAGAGATTCTGAATTAATAGAACTGGGAATCTGATACTTGAGTAAGAAAAGTGTTCTGATGTGTGCTAACAGCACTTGGATTAAGATCACCAGCACACTTCCTACTCATTGAATTCTTTCCTTCTACATGGTTCCATTCCTAATCCATTCATCTACAATTGAGTAATCTCTTGCAAGCTCtgtcttgctcaggctgggacCTCTTGTAATAATTATCTGTAATTGCATCATGTTCCCTACACCTAAGGCTTAGGAAGGTTATATGTATGCAGCAAGAGGTACCTTCTCCCTAGGATAAAGccatcacacacacaaatccaaGGAAACTTTTCTGATAAAGAACTAATGTGTGCACATTGGCCTCAATATTCTATAGCTCCAGAGAGggtggaaaagacaaggaaaagtaCATCAATATGTAACATTGGTAAAATTATCATTTATGTAATTTTGCTCacatatattagatatatttatgAATCTGTTTCTACAACATGTATCtgcattaatatattatttatcttgCAATGTAATTTCACTCCTCAGCTTTAATTAACTGGTCAATTCAGcatgctttaagaaaaataataacatgatAGGTGTGTGTTGATGAATTCACTGAGACAATCAAAGTACAATATAAGTATATTCTAATCTTATATCCATAGATACTTCAGGATGTCCCAGTTGTACCTCTATTCCACCTCATACATAGGATTACAATAGTGCCAACCCTTGTTATAATATATTTGCACACATACAGATATTTACTCATCCCCCACATATAcattccaaataaacaaaatcactcggccgggcgtggtggctcacgcctgtaatcccagcactttgggaggccaagtcgggcggatcacaaggtcaggagattgagaccatcctggctaacaaggtgaaaccctgtctctactaaaaatacaaaaattagctgggcgtggtggcgggcgcctgttgtcccagctactcaggaggctgaggcaggagaatggcgtgaacccgggaggtggagcttgcagtgagccgagactgcgccactgcactccagcctgggtgacataggagactctgtctcaaaaaacaaaacaaaacaaaacaaaaaaaccccaaatcacTCATATTTCAGTACGTTCAAAGCCATGGTTTTTCCACTTTAACATGTTGGAAACTAGGAAGAGTTCCAAAATTGATGCTGTTTTGGTTTTACAAATtattaggggtgtgtgtgtgtgtgtgtgtgtgtgtgtgtgcatgtgtgtatactttGAGTTGTATCCacactaattaaaaaatatatatttctttttaaatcgaGGGGAAATTGTGAATCATTTGgagtaaattatttcaaaatttactaggctcaaaattttacagttttggaacatttattgttattatgCTTATGTCACAGCTGGACACTGAGATGCTATAGAAAGTAAATATGAAACAATAGGCAATTATctaattttaatgttatattaatattcaataaatgctaattGCTTTCTTGGAAACTTATTCTTCATAAATGATTTGTTAATATGAAAAGTTTTACTTATAAGACAAATCAGAATAGAGGACATAATAGTAAACTTCTAttgaaaataagtattttccAGGGTTGGTTTAAGTAAACTATTATGCAGTTTTCTGGGTAATGTTGATTATCTATATGAGTGTGATTGTTACTTGAGGATGGAAATGAAGGCAGTATTAAAAGGATTTCTAATCAGCAATTTTTTCAAGGCCACTTTCACCTCTTTGTTCCATAGACTGTAGATGATAAGATTCAACATGGGGGTTAGTCCAGCATACACCAAAGCcataaatttatctatttcctgtGAATCTACAGCGGAGGGCTTCAGGTACATGGAGAGAGCCATCCCATAGAACAAAACTACCACCATCAGGTGGGCTGTGCACGTCGAAAAGGCTTTACTTCGGCCTTCCACTGAGCCGATTCTCAGGATACTGGCAAGGATAAATGCATAAGAGATACAAATGAGTAGCATTGGCATGGGGAGAAGAAGTACACTGATCACCAGCATGATTAACTGCACCAGGGAGGTGTCCACACAAACCATTTCAAGACAGCCAGAATTTCACAAGTGAAATGATTGATGATAGTATTAGCACAGAGAGACAGTGGCAGCACAGACATCATTTCCACCGGGGCAGTGAGACAGCCTGTCATCCAGGAGCCAGCTGCAATCTGCACACAGGTTCTCCTATTCATGATGATAGGGTATCTCAGGGGGTTGCAGATGGCCACATATCGGTCATATGCCATCATGGACAGGAGCACACACTCTGTGGAGCCCATGGCGAGGGAGAGGTACATCTGAGTGGCACACCCTGAGGATGAAATAGTGTTTCTCCCTGAAACAAAGTTTGCCAGCATTGGAGTGAGCGCAGAAGAGGTGTACTAGATGTCCAGAAAGGAGAGATTGCTGAGGAAGAGGTACATAGGGGTGTGCAGGTGGGAATCTAGAATGGTGATGGAGATCAGAATAATGTTGCCCAGCAAGGTGATCAGGTACATCAGCAAGCACACCGCAAATATGATGACCTGAACTTTGGAGTAGTGAGAAAATCCcaggaagaaaaatacttttacagATGTCCAATTTGCCgggaacatatttttatgttatgttcATCTGTACGTATGCATAGAAGGATTAACgtcacacatatataaaacataaccCCCTCCTTCACATATCTGGcatgttttatttatatgaacTTGTGTTCTGTTCTTAGATGGTTCTCTAGGTTAGTGATAGTAAtagatatttgaagaaatatgtcactaataagaaaaatttaaggaGGAAGTCAACAGATACATCCTTAAAATGTTACTTCTGCTGTAAGATTTTCTTTTGGCAATGTGAGGGTAGGAGGATGGTGTATTTAATCAGTATcacaaaagaatgagaaaagaaacaatattttgcattctttctttttccaaaaccACATTTTAACTGCTCTATTTACCTCTGTATCATTGGAATGATTTTCTTCCTCTGATTTGGTAATAATCTTCTTAGGAACTGTTTGGATTTCCAAGTTCACAGTTTCTTCTGCCGTTCCTAGagatatatccaaaataatttggaaatctCAGGGAATAAAGGCAAAAAAAGGTATAGATTTCTGCAGCCATAATTAACTTTGGACACTTAGACACAAGCCCAGAGTTTCCTTCTCAAACTCAGGAAAATGGTGACATGTGACTCATGCTGGGAGACACATGGCAGATACTTCTTTCATCTTGCTATTGTTGTCCTGATGTTTGCGCTGCAGAAACATCCTCCAAAGAACCAGCCATTGGCAGTGTAGGGCACTTAAACCTATTTGTTGCTTTTGAAAAGTCTCCAATTCATGCAGCAAATTAAAGTTAATCATCTATTTATACAGTATTACAAATTCTAAAACTCCAGGGACAGTGTCCCATAAATCCAATTATAGTCAGCAGCTTGTCTTGTCTAATTGTAGGGTTATTCAAACAATACATAAACATGTTTCCTATCTACGCTTTCTTTGGGAAGGGGAACTTTACTCTTCTCCCAATAGTGTTATGGAGTCAGGCTCGTTAATTTAAATGAAGTTAAATAATGGATAATGTTGGTAGTTTGTCCTTCAGATTGTAGGAGAGTTTTATAAGATGAATGAGATCAAGTTGTACTTGATATGGAGCCCAGCAAAGACAGGGGAATGAGTGCTTAAGTAGCTTTTCTATTATTCAACATGGCTTACAGAGAAGGCCATTGAGGGCAGATATTTCTTGTAGCACATAAAGGTCCATTTGCTTtcagaaacaatttttcttttgggaagtgaGCTTCACCATCTAAAGGCATCTTTACCCTTTAGAAGTCCACTGACGGTTCTACCTATTTGAGTGATGCTTTATAATCCCTGTTTACAACTTGTCTGTTTTCCAAGTGAGAGATGAATGCTTAACAGTGTATGGTGGCATGGGGAATGCGTACTGTCAATGTCATCACTGTACAATTGTGATTGTATAACTTGCTTCTTAGTAGCAGATTGTAATCATGGCCATTACTGAATTGTTTTATATCACATCAAATATTCTTCATCCTCAGAGAAGTTCATAAATTTGAATGATTGCCAAGATTTTTTGaagcacagtaaaaataaatctcttcgcTAGTTAGTATTTGCAATCAGAATGCATCTTTTAGTCTGTCATGTACTCACTCCAACAGAGATAGAACTTTCATGGCCTTAGGATCATGCATATGGTTCCCTTCTTTAACTATAGGAAAGCTTGGTGCACAGGAAAGACTAGGAACTTTGTACAATAAACACTTCCCACTTTACCACTTCATTTTTGTCACCTAGAGCAAGTTGATGATCCTCACTGAGATTCAGATTATTTATAAAAGGGCAATGACAATATTTCTTTATCAGAGTTGTTTTGAGGAATAAAGATATTTCCTGTAAAGCAACTAAGACTGTAATTGATGTATAGTAGGTAATTAATAAATGTTAGATTTTTCTCCCTTCTGTGGTTTTTGACATGCTTCTTCAATCAtcttttttccttgtatttattCTCCCTTTTCATTATTTCCCTCTTTGACTATGGCAATGCccttcctttgcttttctcatttagaCAATATTTGCTGCAACTGCAATACGAATGGttaaagcaaaagagagaaaagaaatggacTAACATCTGGCCCCGGAATCCACTTTTCCTCTGAATTTGTTTATCTGATACTCCTTCTGACTTACCTGTCTGGTTCCTATAGACCAAAGCTTGTGAGGCTCAAAGTGAATCATTTAGGTTGACTTGATTGTGCTTGGGGGGAAGGGTTAGAAGAGTAcattattggctgggtgcagtggcttatgcctgtaatcccagcactttgggaggccaaggcaggaggatcatgaggtcaagagattgagaccatcctggccaaaatggtgaaaccccgtctctactaaaaatacaaaaattagctgggcatggtggcacatgcctgtagtcccagctactaggaggccgagacagaagaaagaagaattgcttgaacctgggaggcggaggttgcagtgagctgagattacgccactgccctccagcctggcgaaagaacgagactccatctcaaaaaaaaaaaaaaaaaaaaaaaaaaaaagaacagtacaTTATTTTAGGGCTACCCACAAAAAGATCATGTGGATGCAATGAATAAGTCTCAGAAAGATTGCCAATCTTATTTCCCACTAGTTATGCAGCAACAGACTACATTTCTGCTTTGGAGATACTTCAGAAAAtgctgaaaagaagaaatactgaACCTCCATGGAATTTTCTCTCTGATggtaaattattctactataaagacacatgcacacatatgtttattgcagcactgttcacaatagcaaagacttggaactaacccaaatgcccatcaatgatagactggataaagaaaatgttgcacagatacaccatggaatactatacagccataaaaaagaatgagttcatgtcctttgcagggacatggatgaagctggaagctatcatcctcagcaaactaacacgataatagaaaaccaaacactgcatgttctcattcataagtgggagttgaacaatgagaacacatggacacagggaggggaacatgacacactggggcctgttgaggggtcggaggcagggggagggagagcattaggacaaatacctaatgcatgcggggcttaaaacctagatgatgggttgatcggtgcagcaaaccaccatggcacatgtatacctatgttaacaaacctgaacattctgcacatgtatcctggaacttaaagtaaaataaaaattaaaaaaaaaaagaaaatcaactgaCTATATATCCCACGGATTTctttctgaattcttttattctgttctactgatctatttgtttttctttatgccaataccacagtAGCTAGATTATTATAGGTTTATAATAAGTTTATAATGAGGTAGTGTAaatcctccaactttattcttctttttcaatgttGTTTTGGGTATACTAGgtccttttcttttcctattagCTTTAGAATTGTCAGTTTCTCCAAAACCTCTTCCTAGATTTTGAGTGGTATGGCAGTAATTTGTAGATCAATCTTGGGAGAATtgatatcttaataatattgattctgcTGATTCATGAACCATGTATCTCTCATTTCTATAGGTCTTTAAATTCTGTCTGCAATGTTCTGTATCTTTCAGTATAAAAGCTTTACAgatctgccaggcgcggtggctcaagcctgtaatcccatcactttgggaggctgaggcgggtggatcatttgaggtcaggagttccagaccagcctggccaacatggtgagacccca
Coding sequences within it:
- the LOC100602927 gene encoding LOW QUALITY PROTEIN: olfactory receptor 13F1 (The sequence of the model RefSeq protein was modified relative to this genomic sequence to represent the inferred CDS: inserted 1 base in 1 codon; substituted 1 base at 1 genomic stop codon), coding for MFPANWTSVKVFFFLGFSHYSKVQVIIFAVCLLMYLITLLGNIILISITILDSHLHTPMYLFLSNLSFLDIXYTSSALTPMLANFVSGRNTISSSGCATQMYLSLAMGSTECVLLSMMAYDRYVAICNPLRYPIIMNRRTCVQIAAGSWMTGCLTAPVEMMSVLPLSLCANTIINHFTCEILAVLKXVCVDTSLVQLIMLVISVLLLPMPMLLICISYAFILASILRIGSVEGRSKAFSTCTAHLMVVVLFYGMALSMYLKPSAVDSQEIDKFMALVYAGLTPMLNLIIYSLWNKEVKVALKKLLIRNPFNTAFISILK